DNA sequence from the Aptenodytes patagonicus chromosome 13, bAptPat1.pri.cur, whole genome shotgun sequence genome:
GTTAATGTATGGAATCTGTTTGATAATAGTACTTCTTTAGAGAGAGAGTTGTTTGCCAGATTAATTTATCTTTATATTGTAAGacttctttaatatttttcttagattCCTTTAGAGTAAAGATAAAAATTGTAATATGCTATTGTAAATTATATGAGTATGAAGCACTAATGTTTAAGTGAGTTCCCTGGAATTACAATATACTGTTAGATACTAATAGTCTAAAAGGGAGCTGTGTGCTCTCATTCTCTTTTGAAGTCCCCTGAGCAGTCTTTAAAAGTTAATTGGTGATGTTTTTCTTAACAGTCTTAAGAATTTTGGGGAAATCTCTCTTCCAGAATCTGGCCAGCCTGAAGTGCCCTTGGATAGACAGTTTCTTGCCAAAGAGCTGAACATAGTCGAAGACACAAATGGAAAATCAGTGTAAGAAGTGATTTTGGAATGCACAGTATATTCTGttctgcatatatttttctttttagtgttatTATATATCACATATAAATGTTCTCACCAATTGAAATGTGGCTAGATCACAGGGCTGCTCTGACATGCTGGATTCAAACTCACAATGTCAAACATGGGGCCATTTTCAAACATACTCAAAACTAACATTTAATTCTGCCAACTCTATAGCATTCTCCAGATAGCATATTTGCACACCAAAACACAAGTCTTTTACCGGTACAGTCTTCCCTACagtcagaagcagaaaacagataCGCTCTTTGCATGTCAGCGAGTTGCTTTGTAGAGCAATAAAAAGAGTATTGTACTCTGAGATTAGGTATAAATTCACAGTGTTCTGATACGACTGCATTAATGAGCTAAGGTACTGAAGCAGGTTTAAACACGTTCAGTGTTCTCTGTAGCTTGCGCTGTCAGAATCTGTCAGGTGCTTAGGAAGAATCAAGTTTGGGATGTGCAGCCCACCAAAGTCTGATCCTTCCTACTGCACAAGTGAGAATGTGGATCTGTGTTCTTGTGCTAACCGTGCTCCGGTTCTTCACCTACAGGGGATCTGGAGCTTAGCTAAGAGTATCTCTTAGTGTGAGCTTTTTAGGAGAGTGTTGGTGTTCAGGGTGGGCTTAGGTCTGTGCTTATTTATATAACGACACTTGgcataagtattttaaataattactgTAAAGATACCTGTACATATTCTAGAAGTAAACACTAAAGTCTCGAAAGTTTTGAGGAAAGGGTGGTTTTTAAATGCTCAATATTTCATAGATGCTTTTGTCATTTCTCTCTTAAGCAGACCTCTCTTGTACGGAATTATCTCTCATTTCTTACATGGTGGTAAAGAAGAAAATACGCAGAATGCCTTTCCAAAAGTGTCTTTGCTGAATTATCCAAAGCAGAACCTTGGCAAACCACCTACTGAGAGAAATCAAAAAGGTGGGTGTGGGTATGGGATCATTTTTGCAGAAGTTTTATTTGTGACTAGATTTTCTATATGATACATATGCTTATAGCAGCATAAACACTCAGATGGACACAGTGTACCTCCTTCTCTGTGCAAGGAATGCTTTGAGCTGACACCTCTGCTAAGAAAAATTCTTTAGCAGAGTGTTGTTTATACCTTAAGAATACCATTAAGCTGTGTGACCTGACCGTACCCGTTGCTCATGTATTCATTTAAGAAAGGTCCTACTATATCCCACTCAAGAAAGAACCACCCGTGACTTCTAAAACAACCCATATATGTGCCTTTGTTTAAATAAGTGACCAACTTACACCAGCTCTTAGGCCTGCTTCTCTCTGCCGGTATGCTAATGGGACAGCATATACGGCATACAAACCTGATTGCCCTCGGAAGTGCTTGACTGGCCTTCAAATGTGTCAGTAGTAGAACTTTCTCTCTTATATgggaatgtattttatttataaagcagACATATTTAAAAATTGCAGACAGCCAAATTTATATAATTTCTCAACAGTGCAAGGTACTGTGAAGCTCCTGTCACCTTGTGGTAGCTGTAGCTACTTGTCAGTTActagagggaaggggaaaaaaacctaattgTTTAACTTTATTCTCTTAAGGACCAGAAAATACTAATAGCCCAATTCTCAGTATCAGAAAGGTCATCCCCCAAATTGCTTTACCATTTTCCTAGAAGTTAAACTGGCCCAATTGTACTCCCTTACACTATTACAAATCTGGTGTGGGTCAGCTAGAGACAGTCTTACTACATTGGCAATTTAATACAAGAATTTAACCTAAATTCTCAGTAAAGTATGTTAAATAGTGGGCGTATCTCTTTGTTTCTCATCTGTTCTAACTTACCTAATTTCTATAGAAAGTTCTTAACTCTTTAGCTGTCAGTTTTGTATATGGGCATAAACCTTTTCTGAGGACATAATTCATATCCCATTGACTGCAGAATCTTAAGCTCCAAGTTCATTGCTCTATAGTATAACACTGCTAACTCTTACTTTCCCTTTCTGGTCTGCTTTTTGACCGGTTACAGTTCATACTGCCTAAGCTACAGAATGAAAGGGATCATTGGTCcagttttttccttcaaagagtTTGCTTGGCATGTTACTTCACTTTCCCCTGTGAGAATTTAGTACAATTGTGTTAGTACTATCAACTATTTCTTTTGTAtccaaaaatttgaaaaatgtgagGCCTGAGATATTACTGATATCTAAAAAGTGTGAGAGAAGTACTAAACACCTTGTCTTAACAGTTAATTCATTGAGACAATGTTGTTTCCCTTCTGCCAGAAGGGGGggctgaagaaataaaatctcaATACCAAAACTGCTATAAATGATCTCTttgttagaaaataattattcctGTGAgaaatttctccatttttaaaaacaaattcagtgtATAGAAGAATTGGTTTTGAAGTATAAATTTGTACCTCAGTTCTGAAATTGACTCTGTGCAGGGTCACCCTGCCCTGTTGACTCCAGTATAATTTCACATGGGGATTTAATTGATTAGAGTTAGTTACAAAACTCAGGATTAATCATAAGACATGACAGCACACTGCTTTTTGAACCAAACAAAAATGCAACAGTTTTAAGGCTTTTAACCTTTAAGTAACCGTAGTCTGAAATTACTTTCTGCATGTGTTTATGGAATATGTTAGTGGAGACTTAAAGACAGTGGGTTTAAAACACTAACTAGCTATTTTAATTAGGCTGCATATTAAGGTAATCAAGTCCATTCATAAACTCAACCCTCCAAGTCTCATATTTTAACATCTAACTTGCTTTTCATATTAGAAATTATCTTGCTTGTTTAGTTGAATGAATATTCCAATAAACTGTTACATAGACTGGGAATCCTGATACGACGTGTGGAATCTGGTGTTTCTGTTAGTTCATCCACTGTAGCTGAGTTGAAGTTGTCTGAAATCCAATCTTTAGTAATGCAGAGCTCTTATCTCATACAGTtgcatggaaaaatatatttgtaaaattgCCCAAGTTTCCTACGACGATATTCTGTATCAAAGTTGATAATAGTAGAAAGTAACACTTACACCTTTGGATCTCCAGATGTGAGACATATCTCCAGACATCTCTGGATATCCGGACATCTCCAGATATCTCCAGACATATTTATGtgtctgtttcattttcagatagAATTCCAGAACCAGGAAGGATGGCTGGCATGAGCATCGAAGAGCCCCTTGTTTTACAAAGTATTAACAGATGATATCTTTCGTATGCTAATTTCTCACGTAAAGTTCTGCAAGAGTTAATTTAGGAAATTCTTCTTTGCATAAATTTCCCCACTACGTCCAGCGGGACCATTTCAGCTTGTTAGATCTACCCATGAGACAGGATGACGGGGTTGTACTTActgtcagtgaaaaaaatgttagCAAAGGCTCTCTTCCTCCAGTGCTGATAGAAGAGAACTATACATGAAATCAGATTAGTGAAGCCTGTGTCTAGAATTGGGcttaaaaatactggttttacttTATAAAAATTTATCAGATAACTTACCGTTTCTGCACTTTCCTTATTATCTTATGACTTTGTGTGTCTTTCCTGTGTTTCTGaataaaatttttcagttttattctgtGTGGTATTTTGAATGCATTCAAACTAAGCATTTTAAtcattcttctttaaaaagaagaagcTGCTACTTTGGATAAGTACGGGAAAACAGATTTGAATAGAAAATTAAAGTGCTTTAAAGGAATAGTTGGTTTTCATTCTCCGGAAATGAGGACTATATTTATCTTCATGCCAGCAAACAAATGAGGGTAAGTTTTTTCCATCTGGAGTTGCTATAAATTGTACGGTGTAACACTGAGTATATGGGAGGGGAggaatttctgttttttttccccaaacaagaTGAAACTCAGTCAGgcaaagctaaaaataaagtTGATAGTAGATTACTGATTCCCAGAACTTTTTTTAGCTGAGGTGTTTACATGTTTTGAAatggtaatttattttaaaagccaaacacAGGGGTACATCAAAAATAACAGGTTAGCTATTTTTCTCTACTCATTTAACAGAATGTATAGATGTTAATGTTTCCAGTGGTACTGAGAGAAGTTTTGTGTAAATAAATTTTTAGGGTTGCATTCTTAAAAATCTTAATTGTTGGATAAATGGTacaataaagggggaaaaaagagaggaagagaacatGCAGTTTGAGAATTTAAGTGAAAGGACCCCGAGTTGTACAGACTGCAAAGTTTTGCCTCTATCTTGATTCGACCCAGTTAGCATTACAggtattattttctattttgataaGCAGCCTAGCCTCCACTCTAATGTGAAATAGCAGAGAACAGTTATGGGTTGAAAGGAGAAGTGGCATTTATCCATTTGAAGCCTCAGCAGTGAGTTCATCCCATCGTGTGACTGGCAATGCTGCCAGCTCCCCATTTGCTGATTTAGAAGTTTCTCAGGACCATTTCCAAGAGGGGAGAACATGTGTTTGCAAATATACCTCAAATCAAATCCATCTTTAAGTCTTTTGTAGCTTTGCATAATTATAATTGACCGTTGGGTCAAGCGAGCGAATTTATCTGTATGCCCTCACTGTTTGCTCAGTGCTAACACCACTGTCAGGTTCAACTACGGGGCTGAAGAGCCATCCATGGAAAAACTACCACCATGGGATTCTGCCTCGTTACTGGGGTCTTTCCTGCCACATTAATGCAAGTATTCACAATCACTAATCTCTCTCAATTTCTCTGTCTAAAAATATAGTAGACAAATAGTCTTCTAAGCTGTTATTTGCAAATTACCTTCATTTTGGAATGAGCTGAAAGTGCCTCTATGGAAAGCTGCAAAAATGAACTTTTGAACAATGCAGATATGAGTGCTCTGGCCACAGAAATGCCTGAATTTTTAACTTTGGTTTTCCAGAGGTTAAATGCTAGACCCCTGTTTCTCCATAAACCAGTGGGTCAAATTGTTCCATATATTTGGAATCTGAATTGTCTTTTCAAGGGCAAGGAAAAAGGCTCTGTGAAACACAGAAGCTCTAACCTCCTATGCTACGCAAATCTTCCAGTGTAACCAAAGCCATTGCGTCTGCTTTCTGTCTTCCCACCATAGATCATACAGAAGCTGCCCAGGTGCCATGGAGCTCCCTGGGAAATGGATTTTTAGTGGTagaaatgaaatacaatttttgttCAGGGTGAAGAAGGCAAAGGGATGTTTGGTACTTGCCCTTTCCCAAGCACGCAGCTCAGCAGGCTCATGGTCTCCACAGCCACGAAAGCAGAGGCGGTTACACAGGTGTCCTTCACTGAGCTTTGAGGTAAAGGTGTATATCTGAAATCAGAGAAGAAATCCCTTTAAGATAGAGGGAATCTCGGGACTATTTTCTTTGGGGATTGCAGCTTCAGCCCATTGTCAGGATCCTGCGCTGCGACGGTGGGTGGGAGCTGGCCCGTTTGCTCTCGGTGCAACATGCATTTCACCTCATTCTCTAATACCCTCACAGTACAGATCTGGGGTTTTGGAACAATCTCTTCTTTCAAAGTATACTCATTGTACAAgcaaattaaaatcaaattaaagtgTATTTCCAGCAATATTTATTTGTACAACAAAGCTTTGAAATATGTGTATGAAAATATACTGGTCTAATCACATTATTAATGGTCTAGCATTTATCCTGACAGTATATGAAATATGAGAGCATCTTGCAAGAATCAGACATGTAGCGAGTCCTATGAATGTCAGGCTGCCTTACTTGTTAATGGATGAAGAGGAATCGCAAAGCCTGTACAATATGGCTGCACTTTCCAAAAAGTCATTCCTTAAAAGTTTAAGCTAAGCAAGGTCAGTATTTAGATGAAAATAATTCACAATCCTAGAGTCACAGGTTCAGGTTTTAGACAAAATTGCCACCTAGGTGAGcctgcacaaaaataattttctcaaataatttgAGAAGCTCCGTCTAGCTTAATTACAGACTGTGATGTCTTGCATTAACTGCCCATATTCTTTCTACTgacatcagaaaatgaaaaaagatacaaGCACGTAGAAGTCGGGGGGGTTTAATgagcaaaatgcatttctgaatatTATTGGAGATGATAGAACACTGCAACTGAGGCTGTTACGGAGGGAATTACGTTAAAAGAGGCTGTTCTTTGTCTTAAGCGTGATATCAGAAGTGAAGGTGACATGGAGCCAGTGAAGTTTGCTGTGGATATCAGATCTGGAAAGCACTTTGGAAGAACTTAACccacaggtttaaaaaaaaaaaaaaaaataaatctttaaaaccaaattttgctCTCCCCTAGAATCACAGGAAACTATGTTTATAGACTCCACAGCATCAGTGCCGTTCCAGGGGTATTAGTTTCTGTCATGCAcaggggaaattttttttctaagctttATCAACACGCTCTAAGGAGTCCGTTACGCTTTCCTTACTGATCGCCCTTTGTATTAAGCTGAATCTCAGTGTCAGTTGATCAGTTTTCCGGAGGAGTTATTATCATTGGGTGATTATGTTTaggaaaagaaaccccaacatATTTGT
Encoded proteins:
- the CEP20 gene encoding centrosomal protein 20 isoform X1, with protein sequence MATVAELKAVLKDTLEKRGALGQIKARIRAEVFNALDDQSEPRPPLSHENLLINELIREYLEYNKYKYAASVLTAESGQPEVPLDRQFLAKELNIVEDTNGKSVRPLLYGIISHFLHGGKEENTQNAFPKVSLLNYPKQNLGKPPTERNQKDRIPEPGRMAGMSIEEPLVLQSINR
- the CEP20 gene encoding centrosomal protein 20 isoform X2; translated protein: MATVAELKAVLKDTLEKRGALGQIKARIRAEVFNALDDQSEPRPPLSHENLLINELIREYLEYNKYKYAASVLTAESGQPEVPLDRQFLAKELNIVEDTNGKSVPLLYGIISHFLHGGKEENTQNAFPKVSLLNYPKQNLGKPPTERNQKDRIPEPGRMAGMSIEEPLVLQSINR